In one Actinomycetota bacterium genomic region, the following are encoded:
- a CDS encoding DUF4388 domain-containing protein, giving the protein MSLQGSFDVLGFSELLELLERKRQSGRLHVRAGGVAGHIYLRDGHLTGAESGDYTTPSSAGEARTRLEELCFEFLQCERGVFEFQPRVSAPWATQLSSSVETVLREARQRLIEWREIQAVIPSMDVRPRVVDELIPEAVTLTRDRWRLIAAIDGRRSVHRLARTLGLGTYEVGRLLKSLVDDGIVTIDAERPKAAIAAEVDLTAPDDDDLGDGDAADPPAPGDDGEAGGSKPSRPLLRIGSKLGRQGPKG; this is encoded by the coding sequence ATGTCGTTGCAGGGCAGCTTCGACGTGCTCGGCTTCTCCGAACTCCTGGAGTTGCTCGAGCGCAAGCGGCAATCGGGTCGCCTGCATGTGCGCGCCGGCGGGGTGGCCGGGCACATCTACCTGCGCGACGGGCATCTGACGGGCGCCGAGTCCGGCGACTACACGACCCCTTCGTCCGCGGGCGAGGCCCGGACACGCCTCGAGGAGCTGTGTTTCGAGTTCCTCCAGTGCGAGCGCGGCGTGTTCGAGTTCCAGCCGCGCGTGTCGGCACCCTGGGCGACGCAGCTCTCGTCGTCGGTCGAGACCGTGCTCCGAGAGGCCCGGCAGCGGCTGATCGAATGGCGTGAGATCCAGGCCGTCATCCCCTCGATGGACGTGCGCCCGCGCGTCGTCGACGAGCTCATCCCCGAGGCCGTCACGCTGACGCGCGACAGGTGGCGCCTCATCGCCGCCATCGACGGGCGGCGCAGCGTCCACCGCCTGGCGCGCACGCTGGGCCTGGGGACCTACGAGGTGGGCCGGCTGCTGAAGTCGCTCGTCGACGACGGCATCGTGACCATCGACGCGGAGCGGCCCAAGGCGGCGATCGCGGCAGAGGTCGACCTCACCGCTCCCGACGACGACGACCTGGGAGACGGGGATGCAGCGGACCCGCCGGCACCGGGAGACGACGGGGAGGCGGGGGGGTCGAAGCCGTCGCGACCCCTGCTGCGCATCGGCTCGAAGCTCGGCAGGCAGGGCCCGAAGGGCTGA
- a CDS encoding LLM class F420-dependent oxidoreductase, whose translation MRFAIKTAPQHTTWDDMLAVWTAADDIDVFESGWTFDHFYPIFSDPTGPCLEGWATLAALAQATRRIRVGVLVTGNIYRHPAVLANMAATVDVISDGRLELGLGAGWNEEECNAYGIELPPLKERFDRFDEACAVIVGLLSNETTDFDGRHYQLRSARCSPKPVQRPHPPVCIGGLGEKRTLRAVARWAQHWNAPALSPADLVHKREVIAAHCADVGRDPSEIMTSTHLRLGDDGDPGRVADQAAALAESGLDLGIVYLPVPHTPKVLEPLAAALAPLT comes from the coding sequence ATGCGCTTCGCGATCAAGACGGCTCCCCAACACACCACCTGGGACGACATGCTCGCGGTCTGGACCGCCGCCGACGACATCGACGTGTTCGAGTCGGGATGGACGTTCGACCACTTCTACCCGATCTTCTCCGACCCGACCGGTCCGTGCCTCGAAGGGTGGGCCACGCTCGCCGCGCTCGCCCAGGCGACCAGGCGCATCCGCGTCGGTGTGCTCGTCACCGGCAACATCTACCGCCACCCGGCGGTCCTCGCCAACATGGCTGCGACGGTCGACGTCATCTCCGACGGCCGCCTCGAGCTCGGGCTCGGCGCGGGTTGGAACGAGGAGGAGTGCAACGCCTACGGAATCGAGCTCCCTCCCCTGAAGGAGCGCTTCGACCGCTTCGACGAGGCGTGTGCGGTGATCGTCGGACTGCTCTCGAACGAGACAACCGACTTCGACGGCCGCCATTACCAGCTGCGATCAGCGCGTTGCTCACCGAAGCCGGTGCAACGACCGCATCCGCCCGTCTGCATCGGCGGGCTGGGCGAGAAGCGGACGCTGCGCGCCGTGGCCCGTTGGGCCCAGCACTGGAATGCGCCTGCGCTGTCACCAGCCGATCTCGTCCACAAGCGTGAGGTGATCGCAGCCCACTGCGCCGACGTCGGCCGCGACCCGTCCGAGATCATGACCTCGACCCACCTCCGCCTCGGTGACGACGGCGACCCCGGTCGAGTGGCCGACCAGGCTGCGGCGCTGGCCGAATCGGGCCTCGACCTCGGCATCGTCTATCTCCCCGTGCCGCACACGCCGAAGGTGCTGGAGCCGCTCGCCGCCGCGCTCGCGCCGTTGACCTGA
- a CDS encoding acyltransferase family protein produces MAREPAVAAVDDVDEWGRSEHMCDVFHRAFDPIYRRWFRARWEGLEHIPRSGGALLVANHAGAVPADGPVIMHGIEKEVGRPLYVLADYTFWSLPVAGTVFARMGGVAAHPANAHRLLHDEGCLALVYPEGTKGTGKLMGERYQLRRFGRGGFVETAMRAGVPVVPIAVVGSEEAMPIVYKNGALARALRVPYVPITANMLLFGPAGLILFFPAKFHLRVLEPVTFDVAPDEDRYSTSMVMDEAERIRERIQLALVDMLEARKSIWFG; encoded by the coding sequence ATGGCGCGCGAGCCCGCTGTCGCGGCAGTGGACGACGTCGACGAGTGGGGCCGGTCGGAGCACATGTGCGACGTCTTCCATCGCGCGTTCGACCCCATCTACCGTCGATGGTTCCGGGCGCGATGGGAAGGGCTCGAGCACATCCCCCGCTCCGGCGGCGCGCTGCTCGTGGCGAACCACGCGGGAGCCGTGCCGGCCGACGGCCCGGTGATCATGCACGGGATCGAGAAGGAGGTGGGCCGGCCCCTGTACGTGCTCGCCGACTACACGTTCTGGTCCCTGCCCGTCGCGGGCACCGTCTTCGCCCGGATGGGTGGCGTGGCCGCTCACCCGGCGAACGCCCACCGGCTCCTGCACGACGAGGGCTGCCTCGCCCTCGTCTACCCCGAGGGCACCAAGGGCACCGGAAAGCTGATGGGGGAGCGCTATCAGCTGCGCCGCTTCGGCCGGGGCGGGTTCGTCGAGACCGCCATGCGTGCGGGCGTGCCGGTCGTGCCGATCGCGGTCGTCGGCTCCGAGGAGGCCATGCCGATCGTGTACAAGAACGGCGCGCTCGCGCGAGCGCTTCGCGTGCCGTATGTCCCGATCACCGCGAACATGCTGTTGTTCGGCCCCGCGGGGCTCATCCTCTTCTTCCCCGCCAAGTTCCATCTGCGCGTCCTCGAGCCGGTGACGTTCGACGTCGCGCCCGACGAGGATCGGTACTCCACCAGCATGGTGATGGACGAGGCCGAGCGGATCAGGGAGCGCATCCAGCTCGCGCTGGTCGACATGCTCGAAGCGCGCAAGAGCATCTGGTTCGGCTGA